In one window of Mesorhizobium sp. B2-1-1 DNA:
- a CDS encoding RluA family pseudouridine synthase has translation MSAHNEEAPGLIEDQFMQAEPIVLVAGADDAGQRIDQWLAGRLGPEMSRSRVQMLIRQGAVLVDGKAVVETKCKMSPGETVSVAMPEPEPAEPQGENIALDILYEDDELIVINKPAGLVVHPGAGNWTGTLVNALIHHCGDSLSGIGGVRRPGIVHRLDKQTSGVMVVAKTDRAHKALSEAFADHGLTGDLERAYLALVWGIPQRPAGTVDAPLGRAADRVRRAVVPEGRDDARHAVTHFAVQERFGENQKEFATASLVECRLETGRTHQIRVHMAHIGHPVLGDPDYGQAFRTKANRLPEPLRSQVKAFSRQALHAWLLEFRHPTTHLSMRFEAPIPRDMEELVGGFRSL, from the coding sequence ATGAGCGCTCATAACGAAGAGGCCCCCGGATTGATAGAGGACCAATTCATGCAGGCAGAACCGATCGTGCTCGTGGCCGGCGCCGACGATGCCGGCCAGCGCATCGATCAGTGGCTGGCAGGCAGGCTCGGCCCGGAAATGTCGCGCAGCCGCGTGCAGATGCTGATCAGGCAGGGCGCGGTCTTGGTCGACGGCAAGGCCGTTGTCGAGACCAAGTGCAAGATGTCGCCGGGCGAAACTGTCTCGGTCGCCATGCCGGAGCCGGAACCGGCGGAGCCACAGGGGGAAAACATCGCCCTCGATATCCTCTATGAAGATGACGAACTGATCGTCATCAACAAACCCGCCGGGCTTGTCGTCCATCCCGGCGCCGGCAATTGGACCGGCACGCTGGTCAATGCGCTGATCCATCATTGCGGCGACAGCCTGTCCGGCATCGGCGGCGTGCGCCGGCCGGGCATCGTTCATCGCCTCGACAAGCAAACCAGCGGCGTCATGGTCGTGGCCAAGACCGACCGCGCCCACAAGGCGCTTTCGGAGGCCTTTGCCGATCACGGCCTGACAGGCGATCTCGAGCGCGCCTACCTGGCGCTGGTCTGGGGCATACCGCAGCGGCCGGCCGGAACGGTGGATGCCCCACTCGGCCGCGCCGCCGACCGTGTACGTCGCGCCGTAGTACCCGAAGGACGCGACGATGCCCGCCACGCCGTCACCCATTTTGCGGTGCAGGAGCGCTTCGGCGAAAACCAAAAGGAATTCGCAACCGCAAGTCTGGTTGAATGCCGGCTGGAGACCGGCCGCACCCATCAGATCCGCGTCCACATGGCCCATATCGGTCATCCGGTGCTCGGTGATCCCGATTACGGCCAAGCCTTTCGCACCAAGGCCAACCGGTTGCCCGAACCGCTGAGAAGCCAGGTCAAGGCCTTCTCCCGGCAAGCTTTGCACGCCTGGCTCCTTGAATTTCGCCATCCGACTACCCATCTATCGATGAGGTTCGAGGCACCGATACCGAGGGACATGGAGGAACTCGTCGGCGGCTTTCGCAGTCTTTGA
- a CDS encoding fimbrial protein gives MARPAADEDAVVEGGEKPLNPEIEKVRGRLIRFMAINLGLLLLALMVVIAAIVYKSRKAAPVSPPLAGDIQVPAGEPLSGDIVLPVGARVVSQSLSGNRVSIEAELVDGSRTIFVYDMGERRIIGRFAIRNK, from the coding sequence ATGGCCCGCCCCGCCGCCGACGAAGACGCCGTTGTTGAAGGCGGGGAAAAGCCGCTCAACCCCGAGATCGAAAAGGTGCGCGGCAGGCTCATCCGCTTCATGGCCATCAATCTCGGCCTGCTCTTGCTGGCCCTTATGGTGGTGATCGCGGCGATTGTCTACAAATCACGCAAGGCAGCGCCGGTGAGCCCGCCGCTGGCCGGCGACATCCAGGTGCCCGCCGGCGAACCGCTCAGCGGAGACATCGTGCTGCCGGTCGGCGCCAGGGTGGTCAGCCAGTCGCTATCCGGCAATCGCGTCTCGATCGAGGCCGAACTTGTCGATGGCAGCCGCACGATCTTCGTCTACGATATGGGCGAGCGGCGCATAATCGGCCGCTTCGCAATCCGCAACAAATGA
- the gap gene encoding type I glyceraldehyde-3-phosphate dehydrogenase, with amino-acid sequence MTVRVAINGFGRIGRNILRAIHESGRKDIDVVAVNDLGPVETNAHLLRYDSVHGRFPHEVSVSGDQITVGKETFKVTAIKDPTQLPWKELGVDIALECTGIFTARDKAAAHLTAGAKRVLVSAPGEGADLTVVYGINHDKLNKDHIVISNASCTTNCLAPLAAVLHETVGIEKGMMTTIHSYTGDQPTLDTMHKDLYRARAAALSQIPTSTGAAKAIGLVLPELKGKLDGISIRVPTPNVSLVDFKFIAKRSTSAQEINEAVIAASNGKLKGILSVTHHPNVSIDFNHDPHSSIVALDQTKVMDGNFVSVLSWYDNEWGFSNRMGDTAVAFGKTIA; translated from the coding sequence ATGACCGTCAGAGTTGCCATCAACGGATTCGGCCGCATCGGCCGCAACATCCTGCGCGCCATCCATGAATCCGGCCGCAAGGACATCGACGTCGTCGCCGTCAACGACCTCGGCCCGGTTGAAACCAACGCCCACCTCCTGCGCTACGACAGCGTACACGGCCGCTTCCCGCACGAAGTATCGGTTTCCGGCGACCAGATCACCGTCGGCAAGGAGACGTTCAAGGTCACCGCGATCAAGGATCCGACCCAGCTGCCGTGGAAGGAGCTCGGCGTCGACATCGCGCTCGAATGCACCGGCATCTTCACCGCCCGCGACAAGGCAGCCGCACACCTGACCGCCGGCGCCAAGCGCGTCCTCGTTTCGGCGCCCGGTGAAGGCGCCGACCTCACCGTCGTCTACGGCATCAATCACGACAAGCTGAACAAGGACCACATCGTCATCTCGAACGCGTCCTGCACCACCAATTGCCTGGCGCCGCTGGCCGCAGTCCTGCACGAGACGGTCGGCATCGAAAAGGGCATGATGACGACGATCCATTCCTACACCGGCGACCAGCCGACGCTGGACACCATGCACAAGGATCTCTACCGCGCCCGCGCCGCGGCACTCTCGCAGATCCCGACCTCGACCGGTGCCGCCAAGGCCATCGGCCTGGTGCTGCCCGAGCTCAAGGGCAAGCTCGACGGCATCTCGATCCGCGTGCCGACGCCGAACGTCTCGCTCGTCGACTTCAAGTTCATCGCCAAGCGCTCGACGTCGGCGCAGGAGATCAACGAGGCGGTGATCGCCGCCTCCAATGGCAAGCTCAAGGGCATCCTGTCGGTTACCCATCATCCGAACGTGTCGATCGACTTCAACCACGACCCGCACTCCTCGATCGTGGCGCTCGACCAGACCAAGGTGATGGACGGCAACTTCGTTTCGGTGCTGTCCTGGTACGACAATGAATGGGGCTTCTCCAATCGCATGGGCGATACCGCGGTCGCCTTCGGCAAGACCATCGCCTGA
- a CDS encoding DUF2865 domain-containing protein → MIRFWSPMMIAFVTLTVLALGMSSSYADSCSAIRNQLSSAGRGGGTSPELAQLHRQLAAIQGIERQRKCTAKNSLGGFFNACADLARNRSEVQRQIAAASNSGRDMSGLRARFVALGCAPAAKRAAAKTQSVSAAAPAARATGAGNAMLFCVRLSDGYFFPAPKSQFAGSDDVKDMADQCRYICDEPGVDLYTLSDVSLETEKMVSLDTRKPYTDLPTAFRYRDDVNFKACDLKRYYSRVAELRARTVTPTNMTNAIIPLPSAKPDLGSVAAIPAADAEASGAAQHQSIEAGKRPVRIVGPAFFPAE, encoded by the coding sequence ATGATCCGTTTCTGGTCCCCCATGATGATCGCGTTCGTCACCCTGACCGTGCTCGCGCTCGGCATGTCCAGTTCTTATGCCGACAGTTGCAGTGCAATAAGAAATCAGTTGTCTTCGGCCGGCCGTGGCGGCGGCACGAGCCCCGAGCTTGCCCAGTTGCACCGCCAGCTTGCCGCGATCCAAGGCATCGAGAGGCAGCGCAAGTGTACGGCGAAAAATTCCCTCGGTGGTTTCTTCAACGCATGCGCCGATCTTGCCAGGAACAGGAGCGAGGTGCAGCGCCAGATCGCTGCGGCCTCCAATTCAGGCCGGGACATGTCGGGGCTGCGGGCACGCTTTGTCGCGCTTGGCTGCGCGCCAGCGGCAAAGCGCGCGGCGGCGAAGACCCAATCGGTGTCTGCGGCGGCGCCAGCGGCGAGGGCAACGGGCGCCGGCAACGCGATGCTGTTCTGCGTGCGCCTTTCGGATGGATATTTCTTCCCAGCACCCAAGTCGCAGTTCGCCGGCAGCGACGATGTGAAGGATATGGCCGATCAATGCCGCTACATCTGCGACGAGCCGGGCGTCGACCTCTATACGCTCAGCGACGTCAGCCTCGAAACCGAAAAGATGGTCTCTCTCGACACGCGCAAGCCCTACACCGATCTGCCGACCGCATTCCGCTACCGCGACGACGTCAATTTCAAGGCATGTGACCTAAAACGCTACTACAGCAGGGTCGCCGAATTGAGGGCCCGAACGGTAACGCCCACAAACATGACCAATGCCATCATCCCCTTGCCGTCGGCCAAGCCGGACCTCGGCAGCGTCGCGGCAATTCCCGCGGCGGACGCCGAAGCCTCCGGGGCGGCCCAGCATCAGTCGATAGAGGCCGGCAAGCGGCCGGTGAGAATAGTCGGCCCGGCCTTCTTCCCAGCCGAATGA
- the tkt gene encoding transketolase, whose product MTSREQHDRMANAIRFLSMDAVEKANSGHPGLPMGCADIATVLFTRFLKFDAKAPHWADRDRFILSAGHGSMLLYSLLYLTGYEDMTIDQIKHFRQLGSKTAGHPEYGHAAGIETTTGPLGQGLANSVGFALGERIMNAAFGNDLVSHYTYVLAGDGCLMEGVSQEAIALAGHLKLNKLIVFWDNNNISIDGPVSLADNTDQVARFQASGWNASHIDGTDPEAIAYAIEAARHSDKPTMIACKTTIGFGAPTKAGTNKAHGSPLGADEIAGARKFFNWESPPFEVPADILDAWRTAGTAGAEARADWEGRLAKADAKLRAEFERRVAGKLPSNFDAVIADYKKKLSADKPKVATRKSSEMALEVINGAVPETIGGSADLTGSNNTKTSQTKNITPDDYGQRYVHYGIREHGMAAAINGLTLHGGLIAYGGTFLCFSDYARPSMRLASLMGIRSIFVMTHDSIGLGEDGPTHQPVEHVAALRAIPNHNVFRPADAVETAECWQLALESEKTPSTLALTRQNLPTVRTEFTEKNLSSQGAYELAAASGEAAVTIFATGSEVEIALGARDLLEKHGHPTRVVSVPCFELFDKQSEDYRRKTIGNAKVKMAIEAGIRQGWDHLIGSDGIFIGMTGFGASGTIEQLYPHFGITAEAAAKAAEARLHGK is encoded by the coding sequence ATGACGTCGCGTGAACAACATGACCGGATGGCCAATGCGATCCGCTTTCTCTCCATGGACGCGGTCGAGAAGGCGAACTCCGGCCATCCCGGCCTGCCCATGGGCTGCGCCGACATTGCCACGGTGCTGTTCACCCGTTTCCTGAAATTCGACGCCAAGGCGCCGCATTGGGCCGACCGCGACCGCTTCATCCTGTCGGCCGGCCATGGCTCGATGCTGCTCTACTCGCTGCTCTACCTGACCGGCTACGAAGACATGACGATCGACCAGATCAAGCACTTCCGCCAGTTGGGCTCGAAAACCGCCGGCCATCCCGAATATGGCCACGCCGCCGGCATCGAAACGACCACCGGCCCGCTCGGCCAGGGCCTTGCCAATTCTGTCGGGTTCGCGCTCGGCGAGCGCATCATGAACGCCGCCTTCGGCAACGACCTCGTCAGCCACTACACCTATGTGCTGGCCGGCGACGGCTGCCTGATGGAAGGTGTCTCCCAGGAGGCGATCGCGCTTGCCGGGCACCTCAAGCTCAACAAGCTGATCGTGTTCTGGGACAACAACAACATCTCGATCGACGGCCCGGTGTCGCTGGCTGACAATACCGACCAGGTCGCGCGCTTCCAGGCTTCCGGTTGGAACGCCAGCCACATCGACGGCACGGATCCGGAAGCCATCGCCTATGCGATCGAAGCCGCCCGCCATTCCGACAAGCCGACGATGATCGCCTGCAAGACGACCATCGGCTTCGGCGCCCCGACCAAGGCCGGCACCAACAAGGCGCACGGCTCGCCCCTCGGCGCCGACGAGATCGCCGGCGCGCGCAAGTTCTTCAACTGGGAGTCACCCCCCTTCGAGGTTCCAGCCGACATCCTCGATGCCTGGCGCACGGCCGGCACGGCCGGCGCCGAGGCGCGCGCCGACTGGGAAGGTCGCCTCGCCAAGGCCGACGCCAAGCTCAGGGCAGAGTTCGAGCGCCGCGTTGCCGGCAAGCTGCCGTCCAACTTCGACGCCGTCATTGCCGACTACAAAAAGAAGCTCTCCGCCGACAAGCCGAAGGTCGCCACCCGCAAATCTTCCGAAATGGCGCTGGAAGTCATCAACGGCGCCGTGCCCGAAACCATCGGCGGCTCGGCCGATCTCACCGGCTCCAACAACACCAAGACCAGCCAGACCAAGAACATCACCCCGGACGACTACGGCCAGCGCTATGTCCACTACGGCATCCGCGAACACGGCATGGCTGCCGCCATCAACGGGCTGACGCTGCATGGCGGCCTGATCGCCTATGGCGGCACTTTCCTGTGCTTCTCAGACTATGCCCGCCCCTCGATGCGGCTGGCCTCGCTGATGGGCATCCGCTCGATCTTCGTCATGACCCATGACTCCATCGGTCTCGGCGAAGACGGCCCGACCCATCAGCCGGTCGAGCATGTGGCGGCACTGCGCGCCATCCCCAACCACAACGTGTTCCGTCCGGCGGACGCGGTCGAGACCGCCGAATGCTGGCAGTTGGCCCTTGAATCGGAAAAGACGCCGTCAACGCTGGCGCTGACCCGACAGAACCTGCCGACCGTGCGCACCGAATTCACAGAGAAGAACCTGAGCAGCCAGGGCGCCTATGAGCTCGCCGCCGCCAGCGGCGAAGCCGCGGTGACGATCTTCGCCACGGGTTCGGAAGTCGAGATCGCGCTCGGCGCCCGCGACCTCCTGGAGAAGCACGGCCATCCGACCCGCGTCGTCTCGGTTCCTTGCTTCGAACTGTTCGATAAGCAGAGCGAGGACTACCGCCGCAAGACGATCGGCAATGCGAAGGTGAAGATGGCGATCGAAGCCGGCATCCGCCAGGGCTGGGATCACCTCATCGGCTCCGATGGCATCTTCATCGGCATGACCGGCTTCGGCGCCTCGGGAACGATCGAGCAGCTCTATCCGCATTTCGGCATCACCGCCGAGGCGGCCGCCAAGGCGGCGGAAGCCCGCCTGCATGGCAAGTAA
- a CDS encoding cell division protein ZapA: MAQVTVSIDGKQYRMACDEGQEEHLIDLAERFDRYVSHLKDSFGEIGDQRLTVMAGIMVMDELSELQKRVKGMESEVLTLRKTRDEALTKADKSDSVLTNALGALAQRMEDLAATLAVNKA; encoded by the coding sequence ATGGCACAGGTCACGGTTTCCATCGACGGCAAGCAGTATCGGATGGCCTGCGACGAAGGCCAGGAAGAGCATCTGATCGATCTCGCCGAGCGTTTCGACCGCTACGTCTCGCATCTGAAGGATTCATTCGGCGAGATCGGCGACCAGCGGCTGACGGTCATGGCCGGCATCATGGTCATGGATGAACTCTCGGAGCTGCAGAAGCGCGTCAAGGGCATGGAAAGCGAAGTGCTGACCTTGCGCAAGACCCGCGACGAGGCGCTGACCAAGGCCGACAAGAGCGACAGCGTGCTGACCAACGCGCTTGGCGCGCTGGCGCAGCGCATGGAAGATCTTGCGGCGACGCTGGCCGTCAACAAGGCATAA
- a CDS encoding peroxiredoxin, which produces MSLRINDIAPDFTAETTQGPISFHQWIGDGWAVLFSHPKNFTPVCTTELGTMAGLEGEFKKRNVKIIGISVDPVESHGKWQDDIKTATGHSVNYPLIGDKDLKVAKLYDMLPAGAGETSEGRTPADNATVRSVYVIGPDKKIKLVLTYPMTTGRNFDEILRAVDSMQLTAKHQVATPANWKQGEDVIITAAVSNEDAIKRFGAYETILPYLRKTKQPSA; this is translated from the coding sequence ATGAGCCTTCGCATCAACGATATCGCCCCGGATTTCACCGCCGAGACCACGCAAGGACCGATCAGCTTTCACCAGTGGATCGGTGACGGCTGGGCGGTGCTGTTCAGCCACCCGAAGAATTTCACTCCCGTCTGCACGACCGAGTTGGGCACGATGGCGGGGCTCGAGGGCGAGTTCAAGAAGCGCAATGTCAAGATCATCGGCATTTCGGTCGATCCGGTCGAAAGCCACGGCAAATGGCAGGACGATATCAAAACGGCGACCGGCCATTCGGTGAACTATCCGCTGATCGGCGACAAGGATCTCAAGGTCGCCAAGCTTTACGACATGCTGCCTGCTGGTGCCGGCGAGACCTCGGAAGGCCGCACGCCCGCCGACAATGCCACCGTGCGTTCGGTCTATGTCATCGGGCCCGACAAGAAGATCAAGCTGGTGCTGACCTATCCGATGACCACGGGCCGCAACTTTGACGAGATCCTGCGCGCGGTCGATTCCATGCAGCTGACCGCCAAGCACCAGGTGGCGACGCCGGCGAACTGGAAACAGGGCGAGGACGTCATCATCACCGCGGCCGTTTCCAACGAGGACGCCATCAAGCGCTTCGGCGCCTACGAGACCATCCTGCCCTATCTCAGGAAGACCAAGCAGCCTTCCGCGTAG
- a CDS encoding MBL fold metallo-hydrolase — protein sequence MDIGSAKPKVTGFHDKPTGAIQYVVADRVTKRCAIIDPVLDFDEKSGAVSTANADALLDFVRAEGLSVEWILDTHPHADHFSAAQYLKQRTAAPTAIGERIVEVQKLWKAIYNWPDFPADGSQWDRLFGDGEVFRVGTLPARVLFSPGHTLASITYVIGDAAFVHDTLFMPDSGTARTDFPGGSAARLWHSIQGILALPEDTRVFVGHDYQPGGRQALWESTVAAQKAENIHLAAARGEAEFVALREARDRTLPMPRLILHALQVNMNGGRLPEPEANGRRYLKFPLDGL from the coding sequence TTGGACATAGGTTCGGCAAAGCCTAAGGTCACCGGTTTCCACGACAAGCCGACCGGCGCCATCCAGTATGTCGTCGCCGACCGGGTGACGAAGCGGTGTGCCATAATCGATCCGGTCCTCGACTTCGACGAGAAGTCCGGCGCAGTTTCGACAGCCAATGCCGATGCGCTGCTGGATTTCGTCAGGGCGGAGGGACTGAGCGTCGAATGGATTCTCGACACCCATCCGCATGCCGATCATTTCTCGGCCGCGCAGTACCTGAAGCAAAGGACCGCGGCGCCGACGGCGATCGGCGAGAGGATCGTCGAGGTCCAGAAATTGTGGAAGGCGATCTATAACTGGCCGGATTTCCCCGCCGACGGCTCGCAGTGGGACCGGCTGTTCGGCGACGGCGAGGTTTTTCGGGTGGGAACGCTTCCAGCAAGGGTGCTTTTCTCGCCCGGGCACACGCTGGCGTCGATCACCTATGTGATCGGGGATGCAGCCTTTGTTCACGACACGCTGTTCATGCCCGACAGCGGCACGGCAAGGACGGATTTTCCCGGCGGCAGCGCCGCGCGCCTGTGGCACTCGATCCAGGGCATTCTGGCCCTGCCGGAGGACACGCGCGTCTTTGTCGGCCATGATTATCAGCCCGGCGGGCGCCAGGCGTTATGGGAGAGCACGGTTGCCGCGCAGAAAGCCGAGAACATACATCTTGCCGCCGCGCGCGGCGAGGCCGAATTCGTTGCCCTGCGCGAGGCGCGCGACCGGACATTGCCGATGCCGAGGCTGATCCTGCATGCGCTGCAGGTCAACATGAATGGCGGACGCCTGCCGGAACCGGAAGCCAATGGCCGACGGTATCTGAAATTTCCGCTGGATGGGCTTTGA
- a CDS encoding DUF4164 domain-containing protein, which produces MTGETTLKEVIARLGKAMEGLENAVAAKLEHERDYSEAEAEVQRMNADRSRLAQELDSSEARAERLEDANKEVSRRLVTAMETIRAVLDR; this is translated from the coding sequence ATGACCGGGGAAACGACACTCAAGGAAGTCATCGCAAGGCTGGGCAAGGCCATGGAAGGCCTGGAAAACGCCGTCGCGGCCAAGCTCGAGCATGAGCGCGATTATTCGGAAGCCGAGGCCGAGGTGCAGCGGATGAATGCCGACCGCTCGCGGCTGGCGCAGGAGCTCGACAGTTCCGAGGCGCGCGCCGAGCGGCTGGAGGATGCCAACAAGGAAGTGTCGCGACGACTGGTGACCGCCATGGAAACCATCCGCGCTGTGTTGGATAGGTAG
- the rpoH gene encoding RNA polymerase sigma factor RpoH: MAQSLPSIVSGEGGLSRYLEEIRRFPMLQPQEEYMLAKRYAEHEDTSAAHKLVTSHLRLVAKIAMGYRGYGLPIGEVISEGNVGLMQAVKKFEPERGFRLATYAMWWIKASIQEYILRSWSLVKMGTTANQKRLFFNLRKVKGKIQALDDGDLKPDQIAEIATRLNVSEAEVVSMNRRLSGDASLNAPIRATEGESGEWQDWLVDDHESQEEMLIEQDELENRRGMLSGALAVLNERERRIFEARRLADEPLTLEELSAEFDISRERVRQIEVRAFEKVQDAVKAAAKRQTQALRTIEAQPAA; the protein is encoded by the coding sequence ATGGCCCAGTCACTACCCAGTATCGTTTCCGGCGAAGGCGGCCTCAGCCGCTACCTGGAAGAGATCCGCCGCTTTCCGATGCTTCAGCCGCAGGAAGAGTACATGCTCGCCAAGCGTTATGCCGAGCATGAGGACACTTCCGCAGCGCACAAGCTCGTCACCAGCCATTTGCGGCTCGTCGCCAAGATCGCCATGGGCTATCGCGGCTACGGCCTGCCGATTGGCGAAGTGATCTCGGAAGGCAATGTCGGCCTGATGCAGGCCGTCAAGAAATTCGAGCCAGAGCGTGGCTTCCGCCTCGCGACCTACGCCATGTGGTGGATCAAGGCCTCGATCCAGGAATACATCCTGCGCTCGTGGAGCCTGGTCAAGATGGGCACGACCGCCAACCAGAAGCGTCTGTTCTTCAACCTGCGCAAGGTGAAGGGCAAGATCCAGGCGCTTGACGACGGCGACCTCAAGCCCGACCAGATCGCCGAAATCGCCACGCGGCTGAACGTCTCGGAAGCGGAAGTCGTGTCGATGAACCGCCGCCTGTCGGGCGACGCCTCACTCAACGCGCCGATCCGGGCGACGGAAGGCGAGTCCGGCGAATGGCAGGACTGGCTGGTCGACGACCACGAAAGCCAGGAAGAGATGCTGATCGAGCAGGACGAGCTGGAAAACCGGCGCGGCATGCTGTCGGGTGCTCTTGCGGTGCTCAACGAACGCGAACGGCGCATCTTCGAGGCGCGCCGCCTCGCTGATGAGCCGCTGACCTTGGAAGAACTGTCGGCTGAGTTCGACATCAGCCGCGAGCGCGTGCGCCAGATCGAAGTGCGCGCTTTCGAGAAGGTACAGGATGCGGTCAAGGCCGCCGCCAAGCGCCAGACCCAGGCGCTGCGTACCATCGAGGCGCAGCCGGCGGCTTAA
- a CDS encoding VOC family protein, with the protein MTGFAENRHIATVALVVDSYDEAIDWYVERMGFVLLENVDLGGGKRWVTVAPASGRGARLLLAEASDEAQRKSIGNQTGGRVFLFLETDNFARDHAAMVAKGVEFREPPRLEPYGTVAVFADLHGNLWDLIEPKR; encoded by the coding sequence ATGACCGGCTTTGCCGAAAACCGTCATATCGCCACCGTTGCGCTGGTCGTCGACAGCTATGACGAAGCAATCGACTGGTATGTCGAGCGAATGGGCTTTGTGCTCCTGGAGAATGTGGACCTTGGCGGCGGCAAGCGCTGGGTGACGGTCGCGCCGGCCAGCGGGCGCGGCGCGCGGCTGCTTCTGGCCGAGGCCTCCGACGAGGCACAAAGGAAGAGCATCGGCAACCAGACCGGCGGGCGGGTTTTTCTCTTCCTGGAAACCGACAACTTTGCCCGCGATCATGCGGCGATGGTGGCGAAGGGCGTCGAATTTCGCGAGCCACCGCGCTTGGAGCCCTACGGCACGGTGGCGGTTTTCGCCGATCTCCACGGCAATCTATGGGACCTGATCGAGCCAAAACGCTAG